Proteins encoded by one window of Candidatus Omnitrophota bacterium:
- a CDS encoding ImmA/IrrE family metallo-endopeptidase: protein MDRARREYINRLVDKIREVFELETPLNVRTVVQKLGGKLVQRDNEELECEASIQKDGNGFKIILDENAYKNRKRFSVAHELGHLFLHMGYLVDDDKWNSVGEYTDSVYHRYGYGIEENEASEFAAALLMPKEEFIEIANQNLDHNMYRIQPIAKHFDVSTEAASNRGKWLGLFQWE from the coding sequence ATGGATCGAGCTAGACGCGAATATATTAATCGGCTAGTTGATAAGATCAGAGAAGTTTTTGAACTTGAAACTCCTTTAAACGTGAGAACAGTCGTTCAAAAATTAGGAGGTAAACTAGTACAACGTGATAATGAGGAATTAGAATGCGAAGCATCAATCCAAAAAGATGGAAATGGTTTTAAAATTATTTTAGATGAAAACGCATATAAAAATAGAAAACGTTTTTCCGTCGCGCACGAACTTGGCCATTTATTTCTCCACATGGGTTATCTGGTTGATGACGATAAATGGAACTCTGTTGGTGAATATACGGATTCCGTTTACCATCGTTATGGATATGGCATCGAAGAAAATGAAGCCAGCGAATTCGCCGCCGCGTTGTTGATGCCAAAAGAGGAATTCATCGAAATCGCCAACCAAAATCTCGATCATAATATGTATCGTATTCAGCCTATTGCAAAACACTTTGATGTTTCTACGGAAGCGGCGAGTAACCGAGGTAAATGGTTAGGTCTTTTCCAATGGGAATAA